The Leguminivora glycinivorella isolate SPB_JAAS2020 chromosome 7, LegGlyc_1.1, whole genome shotgun sequence genomic interval tttatattttccatACTTCTGTAGCAAAGAATACCTACACTGCCCGTGACCTATGGAGGTCCGCAACTCCTCTGTACGTGGATAAGTTACATATCGATCACGCTCATGTCTTgttcttccgtattggtgcaACAAAGCCTTTCGTTCGCCTCAGAGCGATTATGACTTGCTAGGCCGACAAATGTGTTACACGCAGGTCGCGgcctaaggcagcgttcccacttaagcgtcgcgtgtctcgtggcgcgcaacggacgtctccgctccgccacgccgcctgaatgtaattcaaaaaacgtctcctcagtacattttgtataggaaggacgtaagacgcgccccaggtggcgtagacacgcgacgcttaagtgggaacgctgcctaagacACTGGGCATTATTCTAACTTAAGTATGGGGGTACGTCAAACGATCAATAGCAATGTTTTGGCAAttttttatactttatttttgtataaaataagtatacatttataaaattaCAGTGAATAAACTAACAACATACGTaataatgtttacttacttcttCATGTAATTAATAAGATAGACAATAATATCTGGTGTGTCAAATATCTCTCATCTATTACTATTTCTATGATCACATTAAAAACTTGACACCTACTAGGaggtactcatactcatactcatttatttataatattgttacatattacacgtcacaattgatttaggtacatagttattatatggtatattaaaattactaCTAGGTACTATCTAGTAGGTATCTAGTACAATCAATAAGCTTTTAAATTTTGTTACGAGACTTAAATTTACGAAGAACAACATTGATCTGTTTCTATTACCATctatcttattttattatatgaaATACCTAATCATAATGTTATATCTACAAATAACGTAAAGAATATTTTACTCTACATATCAAGACCACAACTCTCTATtccaatgaaaataaaaatctaatttattttactaaCAAAAAATCAATTAACATGTGTGTTCTTCTTAATGTAACATGAGAAGGTACTCTATTATGAAATTGTTTAATTATAATCAATATCTGACAATTATAATGGCACTTTTAAATCATTACtgtaattaaataaacaaagtaaCATTACGTCTAATTTCTCTAATATAacacataggtacatataaagTGTGTAAATATTAGAAAATATGTATAACTACAAGAGGAAAGTAACAGTCGTAATAAATGGTTGAATTAcctagtttattaaaaaaaaaatacgcgtTCATATTTGGCGGAAAACTGCACGAACAACTATAGCACACTATGGGATGAAAATATAGGTTTAATTAAAAAGCAGCCCAGTCTTAAATAAAATggataaggtacagtggggcaaatctcgactggggggcaattgtaactgatctttATGATTATTACACTGTGATGTTgacttctacatgtatccactgaacacgcctaccatatataaccggtggacagtctatttaataatgcaaacattgtaaaacatggaacaaatggaccagttacatttgccccccggcatgatttaccccgctgtaccttaggtaAAACTAAACAGGTTATTGTGCATTGCTGATACAGGCATGTAGGCATTGAAAAGTAGATATTCATACTTAGGCGTAATCACAGTGAGAAATATTAATGGCATATGCCGAAGATTCAAAAAGACCAAATAGACAGCTGAAGAAAACaaagtatgtacctatgtatattcCATGATGGCTACAGTTTAAGAAAGATATCAACTTTACTTGCATGATCCACACTACGCCTAAAGTCATCCCACACTTTACATTTAGTTTTAGTTGACtaatttgttttaaataaatttaaagtatTAACTACATTTTACTTTGGTCTTTAAAAAATTTAgagaaaatttagaaaaaaatcttTAGCATTCGACTTTCAATTCCTTTAATGACATCACGAGGCAAACAGTAACCTTTCACTAAAGTTTCTATCATTACATTCAAGCCTAGTGACTCATGTATCTTTCACAACGGATCGCAAACTCGGTCAGTCGTGGTGACTCATAATTCTTTACCTACTAAATGAGCAGAACTAGGGCAGTCTGATTAGTACCGTAGTTCTCGGACCGCGGTAATTTCGTTAGATGAGGACTTTAAACAATGGCAGATTGTTAGGCCTTCCTGCCGCTAGCAACTTGCCTTCAAACAATCTCGATTCACAGCCCCTAAAGACTAAATAGCATTGATGTGGCTTTCCTTTACAGAAGGCTACTGTCAATGTGCAAACTATTTTATCAAGGCTCGTAATGTGCAAATTATTTACTATTTTATCATCTATAGGAATCTGAGATGGAAAGGCCCTAAACTTGCAATATATGATAACCACATCTGTAATGGAAAactacaaaatatatatatttgtgttGTTCTTAGGTATAAAACAGGTCCATAATTATTGTTGGTGTATGCAAATATAAATCATCCTCATGAATATTCCTTATAATGATAAACAAGTGATACCTTTTACGTTAGAACAACACAATCAAAATATATACCATTGATTGTAAAAATAAAGTAAGCTTATCCAAGAAAAGTCTCAAGTTCTGACTTTTCAAACATACGAAAATGGTGTTGATTACGATGTGTTAACGACATCTTAATAAATTCGTGACTAAAGAAATGCATAGTTTAATCTTAAATATAGTaatctataaaaaatattttacttagACAGCCGGTGTACGATCAAACTCCTTGAACAGTGATGAAGACATcctggaaaataaaacattatacattaaaatcttattttataaaaagtgaATGGTGAAAGACAAAACTATAAATTCATTTCAATGGTTGATGCCTGTGATGACTTAATTAACCACAATGAGTATCAACCTGTTGTTGATTCATTCTAAATCTCCTTATTAAATACCTATGAATGTTTAACCATGTTCTATTATAATTGTTGGAGATGCAATAAGGCATAAGTAACAAAGTCAATAGAACTCAAAATGCAAACATGTGACAAGTAAACAGAACCTTACTGCATTGTTAGTTACACAGTATCAATTGCACTATCCTCACAATATATCTATTTCAACATTGCAATTGCAACAACTACTTACTTGCTTATCATGTGCTTGTAAATATAGTGTGGAATAATTGTTATGTTTACAACAGACGGACTGTTATCAATGACTTTTGATATCTCTTTATCCTTCATTCCAACAACATTGACTGTGTTCACTTCCATTAGCTGATGGTCGGTCAGCATCCCGTTACGAGCAGCAGATGAATCCTTCACTAGGCCGACTACCTTGCCATCCTTGAAGTGGAAGCCCACATGTCCAATGGAGTCTTTGTGTAGGGTAATAGTCCTCTCAAAAGGCCtagaaattaaatgtaaaaatattggttttctagtaaaaaaaaacatgttgtCTAAAGATCACAATAATGGTATTAGACGAATGAGGTGCAAAAGGTATAATATTCAATTGTTGAAGTGCATAAAGAAAATCTCTTAAATGTACCTGTCTCGCACTGCCATAGTGATTCCATTAACTGGGCCTTTCGCAACAATTCGTGGCACTTTTCCATTGTCAAGCCAGCAAGTGCCACATCATTGATTTCCAGCACTTGGTCTCCGAACCTGAGCCCGGCCAGAGCTGCAGGACTCCCTGCAGCAACATAGCACACAAATACACCACTGTTGACAGAATGCAGACGAACCCCACACTTTCCTTCTGCATCTTTGCAGAGAACAACTTGCCTTATGGCATTTGTTACAGTAGCTTTCGGTAGGGACACTGACTGAGATGACAGAGGAGCAATCAAATTGCTTACAGCACCTCCAGACTGAACCTGGAAAGTTAGCcaataaaatgtttataaacgtaACTCCATGTACCTACATGCTGCATTAGTACCTACTAATTCTAGAATATTTACGACTAGTAATAGATAACTTACGGTTTGCACTTGATATTCTGGCATGTTCGCGGCTATGACACTTTCAGAGAACTCCAGGCCCATGTATTCTCCCAAAGACGGGTAGAAATGGCCAGTTGGGGCAGGAGCGGATGGGGCGGCTGCCACTGGTGGGTGGTTCTGAATGTAAGGTGGTGGACCATGATTCTGGGCCATCTGGGCCCGCACCATTGTGTCCACCTTCATATCCTCCAGTGAAGGGTACAGCGACATCCTTACGGCCTAAAAATCAAACAATTACTACGTTACAAAGGAAACAAACAGTAAAACATTAAGGTCAACTTACAGCACTACCTACAGTTACTAATTGAAGAACTAACAAACGTAAATTCACGCACCTTATTACAACAACAAAATATAAAGTATGACGGATTTTAACGGAGATACCTCCCAATCAACCCAAAGCAAATTGTTATATACGGGCAGAAAACTTAATTAATACACGAACAAGTTTAACAAAAACCCACTAGGAAAGGCCCACCCTGAGTCACAATAATGCAGCAGACATGCGATATGTATGCAcgtcacacaaaaaaaaacataaatataaaccAATAAACCAATAAAATTGCTTCACTTCAACCACACAACACAAACTTCAGTTCAAAGTCAAGTCAGCTGGCAACCCATCAGGGTAGCATGGTAGTTCCAAAACAAATATGACCGTCAAAAAAACAAGTCTACTAGGCACGCCGAGTCGAGTCTCAttagggcccgcgcacacggatgcaacagttgctcggcgacttttttgtctctgtcgtcacccCTTGCGACAGTTTCCAAGGTGCGCACACTGGAACGACAGCGACGCAACCACAGACTAAAAAGAAGATATTACCATAGACTAGTTCTATAATATTTGGATACTACggacgcaactttttctttgagtgtttgtaatttaaaaacatgaaagattgcattaaaataagcatcttttatagaatgaagttgtttgaaaaacctacttatttaggagtttgagcagtacgaagttgcgaattttcccatagtatttactaaggcgccagagaatAAAttaacgatgattttttttaccaatataacctatgttaatattgataaatcatatagaacacgtttaaataaggatgttttgttatataaactttttctgctccattaatatttactgagatattagggttctaagattagtaaatggcactagcactttaataaaattaacgcgtgtctcgcaaacggtctaggatacaaaatgacgacttttatataggtataggttaagttcgttaggtatcttcaaacggccgaaggctcctattctgtgcagtttctgtaataagcggggctccgtcgatatcgctttctgtctctggcgccttagtaatgctacgggaaaattttgcaactttgcaccactctaactcctaaattagtaggttttaaaaaaaactttaatttataaaagatgcttattttaatgcattctttctaataagaacaaaacactatgctagaaagagtgcagaggaagttctgtaggcacatttacaaacgactgtacggatattacccatatatgtatccatctctatttgtaacaggaatggttggtcttcaaactctagaaaccagacggaaactgctgcacattatgcattaccgccaactgtttcaccatagagtagatgacgcatccgtgcttgagagaatggggctgcaagtgccaagagcgaatgtggtggttgacatgccgggcgcggtgccggcgcggcggcggcggcgcctgttcgcggcggccggcgcaccgctcgagcccgagctgctcttaaccgcatcatgttggagacagacgatattgacatatttgctgatagtgttggtgtgttttacagaaaactcttaaggttcatagactctacactccttaggtgattaatgtaataataataaccatagtttaacttttaagtgtgtttgcttttatttatgtcaatttaacatgtacataattatattaccacataagtgctttggtgaaatactgttaacttttgtgtatttttaataaataaataaataaataaaaaaacgtgaaaaaagtcccagaatcgggccccttttgctatactctgaccgcccctgtctatactactgtaatgtttgacgttatcacgttaaactaccgtccgtaaaccgactttacagacaaccaattttttttttcatgaaattgagaGCCTATCCAAAATAGTTTTTTGGTACTTCAGAATGAGTGTTTAAAAATTTTGATGAACTGGTTAGAATTTTACAACCCGGCATCGTTTTTTCTCAATATTGTCggaatattcttttaaattcttgtcatataaaaTCGGTCTTTCCTCTACTTCTTCAATTAACGTCTTCAACAATctgcatttaaatttatatatatatatatatacatacgtTCGCCCAGGCCAGGCCAgtgataactgtcaaaatgacaaccgaccggcgactattttgtcgccgtgtgcgcacttgcattgaaaccAATAGGGAAGGAGACAGTTGCGTCGCAGGCCTGTCGCCGAACCCTGcgacaaaaaagttgcgtcgcaacgtgtgcgcaccttcatactagcccatagaccgagcgacggagacaaaaaagttgcgtcgACCGTCTGTGGGGGCTCTTAGCGCACGCTCAATGCGCTCAAAGCGTCGAACTCGAATCGCTTTCAAATGTGTGAggactcgattcgacgcggctcgattccgCCTAAGTGGACGCCAGGGTTTAGACTTTAGATTTTGGACGTGTTTTGGAAATATACTTCTTATGACAGATGACTGTAGCACTAgcatgtcactgtcactactgggtggctagccgaatggcacaatcgctcacgaaacgctcacgaaacgaagcgctagtagatatctatctctatcgcgcttgcgcattggcgcgacagagccagcggcgtatcgctttcgtttggcgtcggagaaatgccattcggctacggggcctggtactGTCAGAGTCAGAGttcagagacagacagacagactacAAATAATATGGATAACATTATTATTGTAGTCGTTTAAAGCccagaaatatattattatattgaagATTCTTGAATTAGAATCCACAACTTGCATAGGTTGTAAAGGAataatttatatactaaaattcaTACTATGGAAACATCATCGAAAGCTCGAACGCCAAGGTGAGTGAAAAGATTAAAACGTCGCTATCATCAACATCTATAAAGCTATCTTTAATATGTACATGCAATTGTATTTAGTTGTTGATATAATTCCTTTTTTAACGTTTCAGCCGTTGCCGCGAATGGGAGAGACAGAGGCGGAACAAATTCAATGATGCAATTACAAAACTAGGTGAAGCTGTAAAAGCTATAAACAAAGTAAACAATCCATCGGACAAGGAATCAGATAATGTCCAGTACCCAAAAATTGAAATAGTGCAAAAAGCCATAGCATGCCTCACAAACTGTGCACAAGAAAAAACACAACTGAGTAAGTCAAATGGAGAGGTAACAAACAGTAAAATTTGTATTAATACATAGTTTTCATCTATAGGTGAAAATACATAAACAAGTAGAGAGTTGGCTTATGGTGATTGAGTAGTTTAATACtaactaatttattagttgGGACTCATtgaataatgttaatttaatttcataccTAATGTATTGTAAAGTAGTGTTGTAGTCTTTTGAAGCTCCCTTTGTTAGATGTTAAGTGGTCCTGGCagacaagcatggtcgcgcgataaatgataaaacatcaggccatccctatcgaacttgcaaatagtgtgatagggacggccggatgttttatcatttatccgcGCGAACATGCTTGCCTgccaaatttaataataaacgttgtcacagtttagtttagttttgaaattttgatcAACAAATGGACAAAAGCATATCTATGATGTCTGTtcttaaaatatatttcaacattATAGGACTAATTGTATATTTTTGTGTTCAAATGCATAAATTTAAATCTTGTATTATCAAATAATAAACATTATAGAACTGTCATAAATATTATTCACTGTTTACTCggtatattttatctttttatttagTCTCATTATCATTTATTTACTGTGCACTGCacaatatatcttttgtgaTATTATTTCAGAAGCGGAAATTTTAGCTCTGCAAGTCAAAATTGATGCGGCAAACAGAATATTGAATCCAAGGATGCATCAACACAAGTTCATACGAGCTTCAGTAAAAAAACGCAAAGTAAGTCTAGTCTCTATTGTAGAATCCATAACAATGattacattataatttaaaGTACACTGTGTAGACTCCTAATAAATTCGTCTAATTTTGCAGATGGGAAATATGTTAAACTATTAATGCTACAAAAGTCGAAAAGGAAAGCTCTTAAGGAAAAGCAAATATTAACAACCAATGTTACAGTAGAAAGCCagtcaaaaaaaattaaaccaaaAATTAATCATgtaccaccaccaccaccaaaaATATTGCCTAAGACAACCTTAAATGACAAAAAAAgtgagtatattttttttatcattcctGACTTTTaggttttattaattatatacatataataaagtgtccaggggggggggggggtcacgtggtctatttgtatggccaacctaggctccctCTGGATCCGCGCATATGAActaatgcgtcacgaaacttatgTTTCCATTCCTAatctatctttttttaaattccagGAACTGAAAACACTATAGTGGTGTTGCCAGCTGCCCCATACATGTTTCCCCAAAGACCATTATTCTTGCCAGCCGTGCCACCAGCTTTTCTTATAGTGGATCCAAACATTCAGACTTTAAATAAACCATCTGTGCCCACTGTGAATAGGACAGGAGTAGATACAACTAAAACCACCATGGTGAACATTTTACCAATATCTGCGTACTCGCGACCATTATCAGCAACCAAAACAAAAAGAGTAAACTCGAAATCTAAAAATGATAccattaaaaaagtaaaaaagaaaccGAATATACCAAAACCAGCTAAAGAACTAGTAAAAAGGAAACAACCTAACAATGTCACTGATAAAGCAAACTTGAAAAGTAATGACAATCCAcctaaagagaaaaaaaaagaaatcttaGCAACTGATACGGAAGTGAAATGTCCAAAAGATCCAATAACCAAAATGA includes:
- the LOC125228207 gene encoding LOW QUALITY PROTEIN: syntenin-1-like (The sequence of the model RefSeq protein was modified relative to this genomic sequence to represent the inferred CDS: inserted 1 base in 1 codon), with product MSLYPSLEDMKVDTMVRAQMAQNHGPPPYIQNHPPVAAAPSAPAPTGHFYPSLGEYMGLEFSESVIAANMPEYQVQTVQSGGAVSNLIAPLSSQSVSLPKATVTNAIRQVVLCKDAEGKCGVRLHSVNSGVFVCYVAAGSPAALAGLRFGDQVLEINDVALAGLTMEKCHELLRKXPVNGITMAVRDRPFERTITLHKDSIGHVGFHFKDGKVVGLVKDSSAARNGMLTDHQLMEVNTVNVVGMKDKEISKVIDNSPSVVNITIIPHYIYKHMISKMSSSLFKEFDRTPAV